In a genomic window of Sus scrofa isolate TJ Tabasco breed Duroc chromosome 4, Sscrofa11.1, whole genome shotgun sequence:
- the LOC110260487 gene encoding uncharacterized protein LOC110260487, producing MQGRFFHSCTSGRCSTVVSRPKTEPDVIRGVGEVHSSSSGASMAESLNLGGRKIRGSSEVSQPGGGSPASPGSRSSRAGRKAGRRARTPAPPDTGPGLREPARAPTLPTRRLARRASASKIPEPSQQRPPRPLLPPLGSVRSGTSSSAATKRPRPAAPRSESPGQAPAHSSLSPGAAATPGAREQPRLGRAEVSSVSFFPGRWPPWGPRPRCLRSIAGPRSGGGGGGGGRSGASTRYGYAARSSSPGTLGREGAEQPGTDTRWAHAEREAAEAEAGRGARAGLRPGLASGRPRAAECEVRAHAPGPAATAPPPPRPARAPVSRRCGLQRLPPRHQPTARPLEASCSRLLGARGEKVAGLPHCVSYRQWGK from the exons ATGCAAGGTAGGTTCTTCCATTCCTGCACCTCCGGGAGATGCTCCACTGTGGTCTCCCGCCCCAAAACGGAGCCCGACGTGATCCGAGGAGTTGGAGAGGTTCACTCGAGCTCCTCCGGGGCTTCGATGGCAGAATCCCTTAACCTCGGTGGTCGGAAAATAAGAGGCTCCTCGGAAGTCAGCCAACCCGGAGGAGGGTCTCCCGCCTCGCCAGGAAGCCGAAGCAGCCGCGCAGGGCGAAAAGCAGGAAGGAGAGCTCGGACGCCCGCGCCTCCTGACACCGGCCCCGGACTCAGGGAACCGGCAAGAGCTCCGACGCTGCCCACTCGACGGCTGGCTCGAAGGGCATCCGCGTCCAAAATACCTGAGCCCTCCCAGCAGCGGCCGCCTCGGCCGCTGTTGCCACCACTCGGGTCTGTCAGGAGCGGAACTTCCTCCTCGGCGGCCACTAAGAGGCCCCGGC CCGCAGCCCCTCGGTCCGAGAGCCCGGGGCAGGCGCCTGCTCATTCCTCGCTCAGCCCGGGAGCGGCGGCGACCCCGGGCGCGCGGGAGCAGCCGCGTCTCGGGCGGGCAGAGGTCAGCTCCGTCTCCTTCTTCCCGGGCCGCTGGCCGCCGTGGGGGCCTCGGCCGCGCTGCCTCCGATCGATCGCAGGTCCTCgctccggcggcggcggcggcggcggcgggagaaGCGGCGCGTCCACGCGGTACGGGTACGCGGCCCGGTCCTCGTCCCCTGGCACCCTAGGCCGGGAGGGCGCGGAGCAGCCGGGGACCGACACCCGTTGGGCTCACGCCGAGAGGGAGGCGGCGGAGGCGGAGGCTGGTAGGGGGGCGCGGGCCGGCCTCCGGCCCGGACTCGCGAGTGGGCGTCCCCGGGCGGCGGAGTGTGAGGTGCGCGCGCACGCTCCCGGCCCCGCCGccaccgcccctcccccgccccgcccggcccgcGCTCCGGTCTCGCGCCGCTGCGGGCTCCAGCGCCTGCCGCCCAGACACCAGCCGACCGCGCGCCCCCTGGAAGCGTCCTGCAGCCGCCTTCTGGGCGCGCGAGGCGAGAAAGTCGCCGGTCTGCCTCACTG